The Thalassotalea sp. 273M-4 genome includes a region encoding these proteins:
- the xrt gene encoding exosortase: MTKNTYPLMAILSIFLLLLLFNLPIANNIWRYSFDDGTYSHAYLIPFICAYLFYHSRSSLRFRENIALGWGALFIICCLLLFITTNMQLSLGYWLALLLVFTSALLFLFNFDWRIVFSAGYLVFLLPVWGLISPPLQDLSVICVSFFLNLLHIPIYVEQQFITIPAGVFEIAEGCSGLRYIIVSLAISSLYSFLYLDKLKHAILFIGAAIIGALITNWIRITVIILIGEYTNMTSDLIEDHNSLGWFIFIPFMLLLFWYGNSFEQVPDENNNTGTSLSDRHGANFTLTSIIVGLFALSSSSLWALNFNQTSKTTVSQSSGHQLQPQVYFYSDVKTVEQTADNQQRIEQVYQFNCADLSCKPSFYLNSPIPANWQILEQRQVDDVLISKIINGSEIVHIKSFYQTDGLRFATSSAVKKFRLMNPLISRKDISFHWSVAYPDNLLGLQYDGK; the protein is encoded by the coding sequence ATGACTAAAAATACTTACCCACTAATGGCTATATTAAGCATCTTTTTATTGCTATTACTATTTAATCTGCCCATTGCGAATAACATTTGGCGTTACAGCTTTGATGATGGCACCTACTCACATGCTTATTTGATCCCCTTCATTTGTGCGTATTTATTTTATCACTCTAGGTCGAGTTTACGCTTTAGAGAGAATATCGCCTTGGGTTGGGGTGCCTTATTTATTATCTGCTGCTTATTGCTGTTTATAACGACCAATATGCAATTAAGTTTGGGGTATTGGCTAGCCTTGCTACTGGTCTTCACGTCGGCCTTATTATTTTTATTTAACTTTGATTGGCGCATCGTTTTTTCGGCCGGTTATCTGGTGTTTTTATTGCCTGTTTGGGGCTTAATATCGCCCCCATTACAAGACTTATCGGTCATTTGTGTTAGCTTTTTTCTCAACCTTTTACATATACCTATTTATGTAGAGCAACAGTTTATTACCATTCCTGCTGGGGTATTTGAAATTGCTGAAGGCTGCAGTGGCCTGCGTTATATCATCGTCTCTTTAGCCATATCTAGCCTTTACAGTTTTTTATACTTGGACAAATTAAAACACGCGATTTTATTCATTGGCGCAGCGATTATTGGTGCCTTAATCACCAACTGGATAAGGATCACGGTGATTATTTTGATCGGTGAATATACCAATATGACCAGTGATTTAATTGAAGATCACAACTCATTAGGTTGGTTTATTTTTATACCATTCATGTTGTTGCTGTTTTGGTACGGTAACTCTTTTGAACAAGTACCCGATGAAAACAACAACACGGGGACTTCACTTAGTGATCGACATGGCGCTAACTTTACCTTAACAAGCATCATTGTTGGCCTCTTTGCCTTAAGCTCTTCTAGTTTATGGGCACTAAATTTTAACCAAACCAGCAAAACAACTGTAAGTCAGTCTTCAGGGCATCAATTACAGCCACAGGTTTATTTTTATTCCGATGTTAAAACCGTTGAGCAAACCGCTGATAACCAACAGCGCATCGAGCAGGTATACCAATTTAATTGCGCCGATTTATCCTGCAAACCCTCTTTTTATTTAAATTCACCAATTCCTGCAAACTGGCAGATTTTAGAGCAAAGGCAGGTTGATGATGTTCTTATAAGTAAGATAATAAACGGCTCTGAGATTGTACATATTAAGTCTTTTTATCAAACAGACGGCCTACGATTTGCCACCTCTTCTGCGGTGAAAAAATTTCGCCTTATGAATCCATTAATTAGCCGAAAAGATATCTCTTTTCATTGGTCCGTAGCATACCCAGATAATTTATTGGGATTACAATA
- the prsT gene encoding XrtA/PEP-CTERM system TPR-repeat protein PrsT, whose protein sequence is MSYQSLCHAIKKAMLIVVIFFITACNQKTTDELLAEAQELMQQQNHKQAVVVLKNVVRQKTTDGHARFLLAQSYLFIADYESAEKELKRAIELEYDINEIIPLLIRVRWLLANPMSLNDISQYTLSHESLLKARTLIAIYNVTLGELVESLSIMQQNITQSQSVGFYSNVSKAWVAGIDGQSAAAIELLSELIERDSPYMDALLVRAMLYTLEKNYTAAIDDYQKYLNHFGLSYFVQLNYIAVLIASGDLNQADEYVDKLLAIAPKDPFINEYKAELKFRAKDYKGAIEYIAITLSQAQQSYKANYISGVSNFQLANWELAYNNLNKVEQYLPPQSAAKSMLVNLKIKLGYVNENIEALNLGTDFDVDDFNTLASASWSLLEQDNIDMANLLLNEMNNISLSNSEDLIKRGMIKNAVVPASGLDDLERAMQLAPEKDQARLLLIYEKIKVGKVKEALADIDGWLEGAPNNINAMLAKGIAYISEEKYQLATPIFNQVLIQQPNHLGAIHQLAFVSLKQQDYAKAEDYLAKILSLNPNHNSALSLLVIFGIYNTEQEKVLSFTDNLIKSNPNNTRMAIAIAQIYEALNLRDAAIQLLDSVKEYAQDSAGYFYLKGLLNFRNRHYLEAKSDFENLLRLKPNSLDAHKNLILSYEKLGHLNLAIEQLDTAIKLNPKSDFLKIMKGRILVTTRKPEDIQQAKNIIEQLEAQQHQSGYFSELIYLYYRITGEDQKAITQGQQLYQDNPNNETIILYVQALHQAGKTGEALEILAKEIPEENMDPRLQQVRAQFYLSTKPEKAISYYLKQVNKNPENFQALNNLSWAYTQTGNTEQAILHGLKAIKLVPNNPSILDTLALAYMEAKDYVSAEKHIQKAHEMAPNHAPFSIRYAQVLIELDKLEQSRAVLAKLKNSPEKQKLQTLINSKT, encoded by the coding sequence ATGTCTTATCAATCCCTTTGCCATGCTATAAAAAAAGCAATGCTTATTGTCGTCATTTTCTTTATCACAGCGTGTAACCAAAAAACAACTGATGAATTACTGGCGGAAGCACAAGAGCTAATGCAACAACAAAACCATAAGCAAGCGGTTGTGGTGCTTAAAAATGTTGTGAGACAGAAAACCACCGATGGCCATGCACGATTCTTATTAGCTCAAAGTTACCTGTTTATCGCCGATTATGAGTCAGCAGAAAAAGAGTTAAAAAGGGCCATTGAACTTGAGTACGATATTAATGAGATTATCCCGTTGTTAATTCGAGTAAGGTGGCTACTAGCTAACCCTATGAGTCTTAATGATATCAGCCAATACACTTTATCGCATGAGTCCTTATTAAAAGCGAGAACCCTAATTGCCATCTATAACGTCACATTAGGGGAGCTCGTTGAGTCATTAAGCATCATGCAACAAAACATTACTCAGTCACAAAGTGTTGGCTTTTATTCTAATGTATCGAAAGCTTGGGTTGCAGGCATCGATGGTCAAAGTGCTGCAGCCATTGAACTGTTATCCGAACTCATCGAGCGTGATAGTCCCTACATGGATGCCTTGCTCGTAAGAGCCATGCTCTACACCCTAGAAAAAAACTATACGGCGGCGATAGATGACTATCAAAAATACCTAAATCATTTTGGTTTGAGTTATTTTGTTCAACTTAACTATATTGCAGTATTGATTGCATCGGGTGATTTAAATCAAGCTGACGAATATGTAGATAAACTTCTTGCTATTGCCCCCAAAGATCCTTTCATAAATGAATATAAAGCCGAATTAAAATTTAGAGCGAAAGATTATAAAGGCGCGATTGAATATATAGCGATTACCTTATCGCAAGCTCAACAATCTTATAAAGCCAATTACATATCTGGTGTGAGTAATTTTCAATTGGCAAATTGGGAATTAGCCTACAATAACTTAAATAAAGTTGAACAGTACTTACCCCCCCAATCGGCTGCCAAGTCGATGCTAGTAAACCTTAAAATTAAACTCGGTTACGTCAATGAGAACATCGAAGCCTTAAATTTAGGGACAGATTTTGACGTTGATGATTTTAATACGTTAGCGAGTGCGAGCTGGTCATTGCTCGAGCAAGACAATATCGATATGGCGAATTTACTGCTCAATGAAATGAATAATATTTCACTGTCAAATTCCGAGGACTTGATTAAACGAGGGATGATCAAAAATGCTGTTGTTCCTGCAAGTGGCCTAGACGATTTAGAGCGTGCTATGCAATTGGCACCTGAAAAAGATCAAGCCCGATTATTACTTATTTATGAAAAGATAAAAGTTGGTAAAGTGAAGGAGGCCTTAGCCGATATTGATGGTTGGCTAGAAGGTGCACCGAATAATATAAATGCCATGCTTGCTAAGGGGATTGCTTATATAAGCGAAGAGAAATATCAATTAGCTACGCCAATTTTTAATCAAGTTTTAATCCAACAACCAAATCATCTTGGGGCCATACATCAGTTAGCGTTTGTTAGCTTAAAACAACAAGACTATGCGAAAGCAGAGGATTATTTAGCAAAAATATTAAGTCTTAACCCTAATCATAACAGCGCTCTTAGCCTACTCGTTATTTTTGGTATTTATAATACAGAACAAGAAAAAGTACTGAGTTTTACCGACAACTTAATCAAGAGCAATCCCAATAATACCAGAATGGCTATTGCTATAGCGCAAATATATGAGGCTTTGAATTTGCGTGACGCGGCGATACAGTTGCTTGATTCCGTAAAGGAATACGCTCAAGACTCTGCCGGTTACTTTTATCTAAAAGGACTATTAAATTTTCGAAATAGACATTATTTAGAAGCCAAAAGTGATTTTGAAAACCTGCTTAGATTAAAACCTAATAGTCTCGATGCGCACAAAAATTTGATTTTATCCTATGAAAAACTGGGGCATTTAAATTTAGCAATAGAACAGTTAGACACGGCGATAAAGCTAAATCCCAAAAGCGATTTCCTTAAGATTATGAAAGGCCGTATTTTAGTAACCACTCGAAAGCCTGAAGATATTCAACAAGCCAAAAACATTATTGAACAACTGGAAGCTCAGCAACATCAATCAGGATATTTTTCAGAGCTTATTTACCTTTACTATAGAATAACGGGTGAAGATCAAAAAGCTATAACACAAGGTCAACAGCTCTATCAAGACAACCCTAATAACGAAACCATCATTTTATATGTGCAAGCATTACATCAAGCAGGCAAAACAGGTGAAGCGCTTGAAATACTTGCAAAAGAAATTCCAGAAGAAAATATGGACCCGAGATTACAACAAGTTAGGGCTCAATTTTATTTATCAACCAAACCAGAAAAAGCCATTTCATATTACCTGAAACAGGTAAATAAAAATCCGGAAAACTTTCAAGCATTAAACAACTTATCCTGGGCTTACACGCAAACGGGTAATACTGAGCAAGCAATATTGCACGGCTTAAAGGCCATTAAATTGGTCCCCAACAACCCAAGTATTTTAGATACTTTAGCCCTCGCTTACATGGAAGCTAAAGATTATGTTTCAGCCGAAAAACACATCCAAAAAGCGCATGAAATGGCGCCAAATCATGCCCCATTTTCCATCCGTTATGCGCAAGTATTGATTGAGTTAGATAAGCTTGAACAATCAAGAGCTGTTCTCGCTAAACTTAAAAACAGCCCTGAAAAGCAAAAATTACAAACACTGATTAATAGCAAGACTTAA
- a CDS encoding PEP-CTERM sorting domain-containing protein, translating to MFNKKSLIYALLPLGLSFSAISGTLIDDFALPDPADSCTATVSGSSDGMGGFNTVSCDYVDNGYTSPNNPYSILGGEREVDITILSITGDVQGPESVSVTSGPNFTKTSSSLSLSNDSGIESKVVLTWDGTVATPLLVDLTPDLGGAFAVDVLSRDGNFTGEFTLTDSSNNTETKTIPPAATVPGTTYVPFASFTTIDFSAITSLVIEVTSEQDVDLRVAFARTVPEPETIALFGLSILGLALRRKKLI from the coding sequence ATGTTTAACAAAAAATCTTTAATTTATGCGCTACTCCCATTAGGGTTAAGTTTTAGTGCAATTTCAGGAACCTTAATTGATGATTTCGCTTTGCCAGACCCGGCAGATAGTTGTACGGCAACTGTTAGCGGAAGCTCTGATGGTATGGGTGGTTTTAATACTGTCTCTTGTGACTACGTAGACAATGGTTACACTTCTCCTAATAATCCGTATTCTATTTTAGGTGGCGAAAGAGAAGTTGATATCACAATTTTAAGCATTACCGGTGATGTTCAAGGACCTGAATCAGTATCCGTCACAAGCGGTCCAAATTTCACCAAAACGTCATCTTCTCTTTCGCTGAGCAATGATTCAGGGATTGAGTCTAAAGTTGTTCTTACTTGGGATGGTACAGTTGCTACACCACTCCTAGTTGATTTAACTCCAGATTTAGGTGGCGCATTTGCTGTTGACGTTTTATCACGAGATGGGAACTTTACGGGTGAATTTACCTTAACCGATTCTAGTAATAACACAGAAACAAAAACTATTCCGCCAGCAGCAACGGTTCCTGGCACAACTTATGTACCGTTTGCGAGTTTCACTACGATTGATTTTTCAGCGATTACATCTTTAGTGATTGAGGTTACTAGTGAACAAGATGTTGACCTTCGAGTAGCGTTTGCACGAACCGTACCAGAGCCTGAAACTATTGCGTTATTCGGGTTGTCTATCTTAGGTTTAGCATTACGTAGAAAGAAACTTATTTAA
- the prsT gene encoding XrtA/PEP-CTERM system TPR-repeat protein PrsT, translating to MMKYCVLLPILCLLVACTPEPTTDESLSMAREALAAKDYKNVQIILKNSLRNEPEQLTGRYLLGQANYHTGDFQGAKKEFLRAIELGYWKNDVAPYLLRTDLKLGQFNSISSYIDSSNDTPADSLMVELHAIKGIELMLFGDFPTGVDSLNQAIKLSSQQGTFYHSLAKTFMAGMSGQITQALTKSEELLAQDSLFDEALLLNANMQVLAQQDDAAKNSYQSYISKHPSHFIVQAHYISHLIKLTDYQQAEDLLARLLIKTPKSFLINELKSELEFRQQNYKLANEYANVAISVVPQSFKANLLAGLSQFKMGNAEMAYYHLTNIESRLNSEHFAYKVLLSLKFKLGYGDEAIKGVDNIRPETPEDFNLLTNASVHLIQSGNLQKALEYVEKLEQLDVNSARELSQRGVIKLSLEDESGLEDLKNAITLDPDFEQARVAILFRHIEQQELNQALAYANDWIAEKPYHEGGYLALGLVQLRLEQMAQAQDSFNKALSLNPRSNGARYNLMMIDIANQRFEQALTLNQQILMDSPTHQGAQRALLDIYPALADKQPVIDLTEKLYSQNLEDVNLLMLHAFVLEQDQQRRKALSELERQVEKYQNNDRFLLLLAQMYFRDKQYSKAELYATRLYELAPENLNTHLTLLIALESQEKYDKAYQQVSKTIEQFPHLNDFKLYQVSYLLLMEEFRQAELHLNKIDRSQVSEPLLLGVLLLQSKSLGDYQKARNLAEQLYERQPNAANAFQYAQMLRETKELALCRSVIDDAIEQYGESVGLLNLLAEVNVKSEPDSSVKIYQALVDREPNNYIYHNNLAWSAIIAKDYSLGIKAAEKAYQLAQNNPFVMDTLGVAKMKMGDYREAEELLESAYQLVPENSDISLHYAEILIYQKKLSKSQQVLEKQKESEEKKKLLGLIEAAEGV from the coding sequence ATGATGAAGTACTGTGTACTGTTGCCTATACTGTGCCTGCTTGTTGCCTGTACGCCGGAGCCAACAACAGATGAGTCTTTATCAATGGCTAGAGAAGCATTGGCCGCTAAAGACTATAAAAATGTGCAAATTATTTTAAAAAACTCTTTACGCAACGAACCTGAGCAATTGACGGGGAGATATTTGTTAGGACAGGCCAACTACCACACCGGTGATTTTCAAGGCGCCAAAAAAGAATTTCTACGCGCCATCGAGTTAGGCTATTGGAAAAATGATGTTGCTCCGTATTTACTTAGAACCGATTTGAAGCTTGGCCAATTCAACTCTATTTCTAGCTATATTGATAGTTCTAATGACACTCCTGCCGACAGCTTGATGGTTGAATTGCACGCTATTAAAGGTATCGAGCTCATGTTATTTGGCGACTTCCCAACCGGCGTTGACTCATTAAATCAAGCAATTAAGCTAAGCTCTCAACAAGGCACTTTTTATCACTCATTAGCTAAAACATTTATGGCAGGGATGAGTGGCCAAATAACACAGGCCCTTACTAAAAGTGAGGAACTGTTAGCGCAAGATTCATTGTTTGATGAAGCATTATTACTTAATGCAAATATGCAGGTGTTGGCACAGCAAGATGATGCGGCCAAAAATAGCTACCAATCTTATATCAGCAAACATCCCTCTCATTTTATCGTTCAAGCGCACTATATTTCTCACTTAATTAAATTAACCGACTATCAACAAGCTGAAGATCTATTGGCTCGGTTATTAATAAAAACGCCGAAGTCGTTTCTGATTAACGAATTAAAAAGTGAACTAGAGTTTAGGCAACAAAACTATAAATTGGCTAACGAGTACGCTAATGTTGCGATAAGTGTTGTCCCCCAATCGTTTAAAGCCAACTTACTGGCAGGTTTAAGTCAATTCAAAATGGGCAATGCTGAGATGGCCTATTATCATTTAACCAATATTGAGTCTCGCCTAAACTCTGAGCACTTTGCTTATAAAGTGCTGTTATCATTAAAGTTTAAGCTGGGGTATGGTGATGAAGCTATTAAGGGAGTTGATAATATTCGGCCCGAAACACCTGAAGATTTTAACTTATTGACCAATGCCAGCGTCCATTTAATCCAATCGGGTAACTTGCAAAAGGCATTAGAGTACGTTGAGAAACTTGAGCAATTAGATGTGAACTCTGCTCGAGAATTAAGTCAACGAGGGGTCATAAAGCTATCTCTTGAAGATGAATCGGGATTGGAAGACTTAAAGAATGCGATCACCTTAGATCCCGATTTTGAGCAGGCCAGAGTTGCGATTCTTTTTCGTCATATAGAGCAACAAGAATTAAATCAAGCTTTAGCTTATGCAAATGATTGGATTGCAGAAAAGCCTTACCATGAAGGTGGGTATCTCGCGCTGGGGTTAGTACAATTACGGCTTGAGCAAATGGCACAGGCACAAGACTCTTTTAACAAAGCATTAAGTTTAAATCCTAGAAGTAATGGCGCTCGATACAACTTAATGATGATAGATATCGCCAATCAGCGTTTTGAACAGGCATTAACTTTAAACCAACAAATATTAATGGACTCGCCAACTCATCAAGGTGCTCAAAGAGCATTGCTGGATATTTATCCTGCTTTAGCCGATAAACAGCCTGTTATAGATCTTACCGAGAAGCTTTATAGCCAGAACTTAGAAGACGTTAACTTATTGATGCTCCATGCTTTTGTATTGGAGCAAGATCAGCAAAGGCGAAAGGCTCTAAGTGAGCTGGAAAGGCAAGTGGAAAAGTATCAAAACAATGACCGCTTTTTGCTGTTGCTCGCCCAAATGTATTTTCGCGATAAACAATATAGCAAAGCAGAACTGTACGCGACGAGACTATATGAACTTGCTCCTGAAAACCTCAATACACACTTAACTTTGCTAATAGCCCTTGAAAGCCAAGAAAAATACGATAAAGCGTACCAACAAGTAAGCAAAACAATAGAGCAATTTCCACATTTAAATGATTTTAAGCTTTATCAAGTAAGTTACTTATTATTAATGGAAGAGTTTAGACAAGCGGAGTTACACCTTAACAAAATAGATCGCAGTCAAGTGAGTGAGCCACTGCTCTTGGGGGTGTTGTTATTGCAGAGCAAAAGTTTGGGGGATTACCAAAAAGCAAGAAACTTAGCGGAGCAACTTTATGAGCGACAACCTAACGCGGCAAATGCTTTTCAATATGCCCAAATGCTCAGGGAAACAAAAGAGTTAGCGCTATGTCGGTCAGTCATAGATGACGCCATCGAGCAGTATGGTGAATCGGTGGGTTTATTAAACTTATTAGCAGAAGTCAATGTTAAATCAGAACCGGACTCATCGGTAAAAATTTATCAAGCGCTCGTAGATAGAGAGCCCAATAATTACATTTATCATAACAATTTAGCCTGGTCTGCCATTATCGCAAAAGACTATTCTCTTGGCATTAAGGCAGCTGAGAAAGCATATCAATTAGCGCAAAATAATCCTTTTGTAATGGACACGTTAGGCGTGGCTAAAATGAAAATGGGTGATTATCGCGAAGCTGAGGAGCTGCTAGAAAGTGCCTATCAATTAGTGCCAGAAAATTCCGATATATCACTACATTATGCGGAAATCCTTATTTATCAAAAAAAACTGTCTAAGTCACAACAAGTGCTTGAAAAGCAGAAAGAAAGCGAAGAGAAGAAAAAGTTGTTAGGATTAATAGAAGCCGCTGAAGGTGTCTAA
- the prsT gene encoding XrtA/PEP-CTERM system TPR-repeat protein PrsT, with amino-acid sequence MQRQIVFIALMALLSCSPKPSDDDALQQAKDIMVQGDYTEARVLLKNLINKSPMQLEARYLLGVSHFNVGDFDGALKEFKRLLEFDYAKNEVTAYILRSDLRSGRFLPVFEYIDGSSPADTGLLVQLYTMRGIELMLYGYFRAGFDSLYKALDFSSQEGEFYYSLAKAYVAGFSGQTDQAIELASNLLQQDSEFHEAALLLANLYVVAKQHDIALSHYTHYIEFQPYHFIVQAQRISQLIQSQSFDLATEHLDTLLRKSPHSYLVNELKAELEFRRGNYKPAIEYAVASLTSAPESYKANLVAGLSQYQLGNIEPAYMYLSKIENRIGKDHFVFKILLFLKFQLGFGYQAAQQIDNINLSNTFDFNLLTSASAHLLESGDQFTAKRYAEKLDQFDLESPQGLGQRGVIKLSLNDDSGLDDLHKAIKIDPDFDQARVSILFRYFEQNKLTQALEFANAWVTEKPEQEGGYLAVGLAYLQLENWQQAKRWFEQALKLNQDSTSARYNLALVHLAEQDIEKSYRLSQQILASYPTHQGALNNLLQIFAHHPEKSEVLHVLKQSMQNHPSDINVLLTYVSVLAQNEQHQEAIKTLVDNLYQHKNNEEYLLLTTKMLFGQSHFTEAEQYAQRLLALNPGKLESHLLLLLIFEAQRKFKVAHQHILQVIKTFKTEHDLKLYEITYLLHLNKMAEASLKLDRINPDNVTESLLIAVKFLRSKLQNDPLMATQYAQRLFELKPNPSNAYKYAQMLRITDQWQKSKAVLLSALDEYGDIPELLNLLGEVTIDKEPEHSVRAFQKLVDKEPSNYVYLNNLAWSQINLENFEQGLRNAERAYQLADDNPMILDTLGVANMRLGKYPKAESLLARAYQQNPNNPDVSLHYAEALMLTDKLDLSREILSNQDDSDKKQKLIEKIKIILSGS; translated from the coding sequence ATGCAGCGCCAGATTGTTTTTATCGCTCTAATGGCTTTACTTTCTTGTTCACCAAAGCCCAGTGACGACGATGCTTTACAACAAGCAAAAGACATTATGGTGCAGGGCGATTACACCGAGGCTCGAGTTTTATTAAAAAATCTTATCAACAAGAGCCCTATGCAGTTAGAAGCCCGCTATCTTCTTGGGGTGTCACACTTTAATGTTGGGGATTTTGATGGCGCTTTAAAAGAATTTAAGCGCTTGTTGGAGTTTGACTACGCTAAAAATGAGGTGACCGCCTATATACTTCGCTCCGATTTACGCTCTGGACGTTTTCTGCCTGTATTTGAATACATTGATGGTAGCAGTCCGGCAGACACCGGCTTATTAGTTCAACTGTATACCATGCGTGGAATAGAGTTGATGCTATACGGATATTTTAGAGCCGGCTTTGATAGCTTATACAAGGCCTTAGACTTTTCGTCACAGGAAGGGGAATTTTATTATTCATTAGCAAAAGCTTATGTCGCTGGCTTTAGTGGTCAAACCGATCAAGCGATTGAATTGGCATCAAATTTATTGCAACAAGATTCAGAGTTTCATGAAGCTGCCTTACTATTGGCAAATTTGTACGTGGTCGCAAAGCAACACGACATCGCTTTATCACATTACACTCATTACATTGAATTTCAACCCTATCATTTTATTGTACAAGCACAGCGTATTTCGCAACTAATCCAATCGCAAAGCTTTGACCTAGCAACAGAGCATTTAGATACTCTGTTGCGTAAATCGCCTCACTCTTATTTGGTTAACGAATTAAAAGCCGAGCTGGAATTTCGACGTGGTAATTACAAACCGGCAATTGAGTACGCTGTCGCCTCTCTGACCTCGGCTCCCGAGTCGTATAAAGCTAATTTGGTAGCAGGTTTAAGTCAGTACCAACTCGGTAATATTGAACCTGCTTACATGTATTTATCGAAAATAGAAAATCGTATAGGTAAAGATCATTTTGTTTTTAAGATATTGTTATTTTTAAAATTTCAACTGGGTTTTGGCTACCAAGCAGCACAACAAATAGATAATATTAATTTATCAAATACCTTTGATTTTAATCTACTCACCAGTGCCAGTGCGCACCTACTAGAATCTGGCGATCAGTTTACGGCCAAAAGATATGCCGAAAAATTGGATCAATTTGATCTCGAATCACCGCAAGGATTGGGGCAACGAGGGGTTATTAAGCTATCGCTAAACGACGATTCTGGGCTAGATGATTTGCACAAAGCGATAAAAATAGATCCGGATTTTGACCAAGCCAGAGTATCCATTTTGTTTCGTTATTTTGAACAAAATAAACTTACCCAAGCTTTAGAGTTTGCTAATGCTTGGGTAACGGAAAAACCAGAGCAAGAAGGAGGTTATCTGGCCGTAGGTCTAGCGTACTTGCAACTTGAAAACTGGCAGCAAGCAAAACGTTGGTTTGAGCAAGCCTTAAAGCTTAATCAAGACAGTACCAGTGCTCGCTACAATTTGGCTTTGGTTCATCTTGCTGAGCAAGATATTGAAAAGTCTTATCGGCTTAGTCAGCAAATTTTGGCATCATACCCTACCCATCAAGGGGCACTGAATAACTTGCTCCAGATTTTCGCCCATCATCCAGAAAAATCTGAAGTGCTTCATGTGCTAAAACAAAGTATGCAAAATCACCCTAGTGATATTAATGTGTTATTAACTTATGTGTCGGTATTAGCGCAAAATGAGCAACACCAAGAAGCAATTAAAACCTTAGTAGACAATCTATATCAACATAAAAATAATGAAGAATATTTGTTATTAACGACAAAAATGCTATTTGGACAAAGCCATTTTACCGAAGCGGAGCAATATGCCCAACGTTTACTTGCGCTTAATCCTGGGAAGTTAGAATCACATTTATTATTATTACTGATTTTTGAAGCGCAACGTAAGTTTAAAGTCGCTCATCAGCATATTTTACAGGTGATAAAGACATTTAAGACAGAACATGATCTTAAACTCTATGAAATCACCTATCTTTTGCATTTAAATAAGATGGCTGAAGCCAGCTTAAAACTCGATAGGATAAATCCTGATAACGTGACCGAATCTTTATTGATTGCGGTTAAGTTTTTGCGCAGTAAGTTGCAAAATGACCCGTTAATGGCGACCCAATACGCACAACGTTTATTTGAGCTTAAACCGAATCCTTCGAATGCATATAAATACGCCCAAATGCTTCGAATAACAGACCAATGGCAAAAGAGTAAAGCGGTACTACTTAGTGCGTTAGACGAATATGGTGATATACCTGAATTGCTTAATTTATTAGGGGAAGTCACCATAGACAAAGAGCCAGAACATTCTGTCCGAGCATTTCAAAAACTGGTGGATAAGGAACCAAGTAACTATGTTTATTTAAATAATTTGGCTTGGTCGCAGATTAACCTAGAAAACTTTGAACAAGGTCTAAGAAATGCGGAACGAGCGTACCAATTGGCCGACGATAACCCGATGATCCTTGATACTTTGGGGGTGGCGAATATGCGGCTAGGTAAATACCCTAAAGCCGAGTCCTTACTGGCAAGAGCATATCAACAAAACCCTAACAATCCTGATGTATCACTGCATTACGCTGAAGCGCTCATGTTGACGGACAAACTCGATCTATCAAGAGAAATACTCAGTAATCAAGATGATAGTGATAAAAAACAGAAGTTAATCGAGAAAATTAAAATCATTTTATCAGGGTCCTAA